From the Nitrobacter hamburgensis X14 genome, one window contains:
- a CDS encoding HAD-IA family hydrolase produces the protein MSETFAANLPPDRIRALIVQARALILDVDGTLAETEEAHRQAFNTAFAGAGLDWRWERAVYKDLLRVAGGKERIRAFDDARDGQPPLLSDSEIAELHQIKTSLYAELITKGGCPLRPGIRALLDAARQRGQSLAIATTTSYQNIDVLLSASLGKDWAELFAAIAAGDEVRRKKPAPDVYLKVLSKLNLPASQCLAIEDSGIGLAAASGAGIPVLISRSAYFSDDDFSGAVCTVDDLTELTGMSEDGPEA, from the coding sequence ATGAGCGAAACGTTTGCCGCAAACTTGCCGCCGGATCGTATCAGAGCGTTGATCGTTCAGGCGCGCGCCCTGATCCTTGATGTCGACGGAACGCTTGCCGAGACCGAAGAAGCCCATCGTCAGGCATTTAACACCGCCTTCGCCGGAGCCGGCCTTGATTGGCGCTGGGAACGCGCCGTTTACAAGGATTTGCTTCGAGTGGCAGGAGGGAAGGAGCGCATCCGCGCCTTCGACGACGCGCGAGATGGGCAGCCACCGCTGCTGTCGGATTCCGAGATCGCGGAACTTCACCAAATCAAAACCAGCCTCTACGCCGAGTTGATAACCAAGGGTGGCTGCCCGCTTCGGCCGGGCATTCGCGCCCTGTTGGATGCGGCGCGGCAGCGCGGACAGTCCCTGGCAATTGCAACGACGACCTCGTACCAGAATATCGATGTGTTGCTGTCGGCCTCGCTGGGCAAGGACTGGGCCGAGTTGTTTGCAGCTATTGCCGCCGGCGACGAGGTGCGAAGAAAGAAGCCTGCGCCGGACGTCTATCTGAAAGTGCTCTCGAAATTGAATCTGCCCGCGTCGCAATGCCTTGCCATTGAAGATTCCGGCATCGGTCTGGCTGCGGCGTCAGGCGCTGGAATTCCGGTCCTGATCTCGCGGAGCGCCTATTTTAGCGACGATGATTTCTCAGGCGCGGTTTGTACGGTCGACGATCTAACAGAACTGACGGGCATGTCTGAAGATGGCCCGGAAGCTTGA
- a CDS encoding PadR family transcriptional regulator, translated as MAEDDLRLVALSLISEAPRHGYEVIQTIEKMTADWFLPSPNVVHPMLASLVEEHCLTASADPPRLFTITDEGRASLEQNRDRADAVLGRLNALGERVTRWRNALGMAERLKDADADATEGLLDVLARASMQRK; from the coding sequence GTGGCCGAAGACGATCTGCGTCTGGTTGCACTCTCGCTCATTTCTGAGGCGCCTCGTCATGGTTACGAGGTCATCCAAACGATCGAGAAAATGACGGCCGACTGGTTCTTACCCAGCCCCAACGTCGTGCACCCGATGCTGGCGAGTCTCGTGGAAGAGCACTGTCTGACCGCATCTGCCGATCCCCCGCGGCTTTTCACCATCACCGACGAAGGCCGCGCCTCTCTCGAGCAGAACCGCGATCGCGCCGATGCCGTCCTCGGCCGACTGAATGCGCTCGGCGAACGCGTCACCCGCTGGCGCAACGCCCTTGGAATGGCGGAAAGGTTGAAGGACGCCGACGCTGACGCCACGGAAGGCCTGCTGGATGTCCTCGCCCGCGCGTCTATGCAGAGAAAATAA
- a CDS encoding glycosyltransferase — protein sequence MPMKILFVHNNFPAQYRNLATALAHEPGFELAAIGASNAQPMPSVKLIKYALPDADVSGTHPFARRFDLECRRGEQVLYSLSTLAASGFAPDVILAHPGWGETLPLRTMFPKARSLVYCEFFYGAEGRDIGFDSEFPTSGLDGHIGLQLKNATTLLALADCDVGISPTCWQQSTFPRHYQSKIEVVHEGIDTSRVRPDPQARLMLPNGRQVGRSDEIVTFVVRNLEPLRGYHIFMRALPEILRCRPNAQIVIIGRDGLSYGLPPPAGSNWKSIFLEEVRDRLDMSRVHFMGGVPYNTFIAALQVSSAHVYLTYPFVLSWSVLEAMSAGCLVIGSDTPPVREIISAGDTGVLFPFFAVDELAERVVEALQEPDRFNAIRESARRFVIEHYDAARICIPRMRQLLDLNAPATHSRQTVWAGRPASEWPRAVRRSSRKPVVPTEMKMSDKGDSGPS from the coding sequence ATGCCGATGAAGATTTTGTTCGTTCACAATAATTTCCCGGCGCAGTACCGCAATCTGGCGACGGCGTTGGCCCATGAGCCAGGATTCGAACTCGCCGCGATCGGCGCATCGAATGCGCAGCCGATGCCTTCGGTCAAGTTGATTAAATATGCTCTTCCCGACGCGGACGTGTCCGGAACGCATCCGTTTGCGAGACGTTTCGACCTTGAGTGTCGCCGGGGTGAGCAGGTGCTCTACAGTCTTTCGACATTGGCGGCCTCGGGATTCGCGCCGGATGTGATCCTTGCCCATCCCGGCTGGGGTGAAACACTGCCGTTGCGCACCATGTTTCCCAAGGCGAGGAGTCTGGTCTATTGCGAGTTTTTTTACGGCGCCGAGGGGCGCGACATCGGATTCGATTCGGAATTTCCGACATCCGGGTTGGACGGTCATATCGGACTGCAGCTCAAGAATGCGACAACCTTGCTCGCCCTCGCAGACTGCGATGTCGGAATTTCGCCCACATGTTGGCAGCAGTCGACTTTTCCAAGGCATTATCAAAGCAAGATAGAAGTCGTTCATGAAGGAATCGATACGTCGCGCGTGCGACCTGATCCGCAGGCGCGCCTGATGCTTCCAAACGGTCGGCAGGTCGGTCGCTCGGATGAAATTGTGACATTCGTCGTGCGCAACCTCGAGCCGCTCAGGGGCTACCACATCTTCATGCGCGCACTTCCCGAAATACTGAGATGCCGGCCAAACGCACAGATTGTCATTATCGGTAGGGATGGATTGTCTTATGGCCTTCCGCCGCCAGCGGGCAGCAACTGGAAGTCGATCTTTCTGGAGGAGGTGCGCGATCGGTTGGACATGTCACGCGTTCATTTCATGGGCGGTGTTCCGTACAACACTTTTATTGCAGCACTTCAGGTGTCATCGGCGCATGTCTACCTGACATACCCCTTCGTGCTATCCTGGTCGGTGCTGGAGGCGATGAGCGCCGGTTGCCTGGTGATAGGGTCCGACACGCCGCCGGTGCGCGAAATCATCAGTGCCGGAGACACCGGCGTGCTGTTTCCTTTTTTTGCGGTCGATGAGCTTGCTGAAAGGGTCGTTGAAGCGCTTCAGGAACCGGATCGGTTTAACGCAATCAGAGAGTCCGCCCGCCGCTTCGTTATCGAGCACTACGACGCCGCGCGGATCTGCATTCCGCGAATGCGGCAGCTTCTCGACCTGAACGCGCCCGCGACGCACTCCCGTCAAACCGTTTGGGCGGGACGTCCTGCGTCGGAATGGCCAAGAGCCGTCAGGCGCTCGTCCCGAAAGCCGGTCGTCCCGACCGAAATGAAAATGTCAGACAAGGGCGACTCCGGGCCGTCGTGA
- a CDS encoding glycosyltransferase family 2 protein: MVLGTVSDTQARVGFYSHVMVERMAAQALNAQDFLAAFKYADRRCRVGPPSAAHCLVLRAEANWRLERKEAALADLAEALLVDPSDLAANRRMLAWANDDRRRTAAASLIGRDSNPTILRVAIEELWRAGDRHWAACSVFDNHVTGWIAWTRANTVAVSLAVENGTLTSVLEPNSFHPLASMEVQATAFLVRRPPSRAPQTLTLTYNGEIIQVRRLAPNLSTPPDIRTEACRSNTPRHDTSEPTVIVPVYRDVQATLDCFVSLIKARASSATGQHPFRILAVDDATPEPELRRYLNELAADGAIDCLVNETNLGFVGAVNRALESVPVGDVVLLNSDTIVPPSFVERLAAVAHSAPDIGTVTPLSNNGDIFSFPTPNDLNPMQGYESILEIDRVASIANAGEVIDVPSGIGFCLYITRDCLAAIGGLSENFERGYLEDVDLCLRARARGFRNVCAPSVYVGHHGSKSFRHEKRSLVLRNLEVLDRRFPGYRRECRAFEIADPLRPARARLDRALTWPSEPSVLILGNRRGFAAVAEERARHLRQRGERAVLLLRERDVVDLRVADGSSPQAVRLSFGSEAAIAEAADIIARLRPGRVEIVEPNPLPRLIELIRKLGLPIHPWLTAGDLGEAVTSLPDETPLLAPGKTAKAFAEARWPNRKIVLQDWPTRPLTLTPIRGASQSLAIVPSAPSPASFRLMRRLAERLQQRGPSRSIVIAGATCDDDRLMSYANVFITGAVAADEIGDVLVPHNPGWLLTDFEEPAFGHPLIETARRASIPVAYRDWSAGSAKPRKGDLAIPADADDQELVDAVLAWVGLS; this comes from the coding sequence ATGGTTCTCGGCACCGTCAGTGACACCCAGGCACGCGTCGGATTTTACTCGCATGTCATGGTCGAGCGCATGGCCGCGCAAGCGCTGAACGCTCAGGACTTCCTTGCGGCGTTCAAGTACGCTGATAGACGTTGCCGGGTCGGGCCGCCATCGGCTGCACATTGCTTGGTTCTCCGCGCGGAAGCGAACTGGAGGCTGGAACGCAAGGAGGCGGCCCTGGCCGACCTCGCTGAAGCGCTTCTCGTCGACCCATCCGATCTTGCCGCCAACCGTCGAATGCTCGCCTGGGCTAACGACGATCGACGGCGCACCGCGGCTGCCAGTCTGATCGGCCGTGACAGCAATCCGACGATCCTGCGCGTTGCCATCGAGGAGCTCTGGCGTGCAGGGGATCGGCACTGGGCCGCCTGTTCGGTGTTTGACAATCATGTGACGGGCTGGATCGCCTGGACCAGGGCAAACACGGTCGCAGTCAGCCTGGCAGTTGAAAACGGCACGCTCACCAGCGTTCTTGAACCCAATTCGTTTCATCCGCTAGCCAGCATGGAGGTTCAGGCGACGGCCTTTCTGGTTCGGCGCCCGCCATCGAGAGCGCCGCAAACGCTGACGCTGACATACAACGGCGAGATCATTCAGGTTCGACGGCTGGCTCCCAACCTGTCCACTCCACCGGACATCCGAACCGAAGCGTGCCGCTCAAACACGCCACGACACGACACCTCGGAACCCACCGTTATCGTTCCGGTGTACCGGGACGTACAGGCAACGCTCGACTGCTTTGTCAGCCTCATCAAGGCGCGCGCGTCGAGTGCGACCGGACAACACCCCTTCCGCATTCTGGCGGTTGATGATGCCACCCCCGAACCGGAGTTGCGGCGCTATCTGAACGAGCTTGCTGCCGACGGGGCGATCGATTGTCTCGTGAACGAGACCAATCTCGGCTTCGTCGGCGCGGTCAATCGCGCGCTGGAGAGCGTACCGGTTGGCGACGTCGTGCTGCTTAATTCCGACACCATTGTGCCGCCGAGCTTCGTTGAGCGATTGGCGGCCGTGGCGCATTCCGCACCGGACATCGGGACGGTCACCCCGCTGTCAAACAACGGCGACATCTTTTCATTTCCGACGCCGAACGATCTCAATCCGATGCAAGGCTACGAGAGTATTCTCGAAATCGACCGGGTCGCGAGCATCGCCAATGCCGGTGAGGTCATCGACGTGCCGAGCGGCATCGGCTTCTGTCTTTATATTACGCGCGACTGTCTCGCTGCCATTGGCGGACTCTCGGAAAATTTTGAGCGAGGCTATCTCGAGGATGTCGATCTTTGCCTGCGCGCCCGCGCCAGGGGTTTTCGCAACGTCTGCGCGCCGTCGGTCTATGTCGGGCATCACGGCTCGAAATCCTTCCGGCACGAGAAGCGAAGTTTGGTGCTTCGCAATCTGGAGGTTCTGGACCGGCGATTCCCCGGCTACCGACGGGAATGTCGCGCGTTCGAGATCGCGGATCCGTTACGACCGGCGCGTGCGAGGCTCGATCGCGCGCTGACCTGGCCCTCCGAGCCTTCGGTGCTGATTCTCGGCAACCGACGGGGATTCGCCGCCGTCGCCGAGGAGCGGGCGCGCCATCTCCGTCAGCGTGGCGAGCGCGCGGTCCTCCTGTTGCGGGAACGCGACGTCGTTGATCTCAGGGTCGCCGACGGCAGCAGCCCACAAGCCGTCCGGTTGAGCTTCGGCAGCGAGGCGGCCATTGCCGAGGCTGCCGATATCATCGCACGGCTGCGTCCCGGCCGTGTCGAGATCGTCGAGCCAAATCCGTTGCCGCGGTTGATCGAGTTGATACGGAAACTTGGCCTTCCCATCCATCCGTGGCTGACGGCAGGCGATCTTGGCGAAGCGGTCACCTCGCTTCCTGACGAGACGCCGCTTCTTGCTCCCGGCAAGACCGCCAAGGCGTTTGCGGAGGCTCGCTGGCCCAACCGCAAAATCGTGCTCCAGGATTGGCCAACCCGCCCGCTGACGCTGACGCCGATCCGTGGCGCGAGCCAATCGCTGGCCATCGTACCATCTGCGCCCTCGCCCGCGTCCTTCCGCTTGATGCGACGATTGGCAGAGCGTCTGCAGCAGCGAGGGCCATCCAGATCGATCGTCATCGCCGGCGCGACCTGTGACGATGATCGTCTGATGTCTTACGCGAACGTTTTCATAACGGGCGCGGTCGCAGCCGACGAGATCGGCGATGTCCTGGTGCCGCATAATCCAGGTTGGCTGCTCACGGACTTCGAGGAACCGGCGTTCGGACATCCTCTCATCGAGACCGCAAGACGGGCCTCGATACCGGTGGCATACCGCGACTGGTCCGCCGGATCGGCCAAACCGCGCAAGGGTGATCTTGCCATCCCAGCGGACGCGGACGACCAGGAACTTGTCGATGCCGTTCTCGCGTGGGTCGGGCTATCCTGA
- a CDS encoding formate/nitrite transporter family protein, whose translation MADYANAGVVIETVPPSEMGAAIAADAAKKAKFGTIHLLIRGFLCTPFLAYGACVVFAMVAAGIPLAVAGLVFPAGYVTLSFLGLEMATGSFATMPIGMYAGTITPLQLIRNWAWTLGGNLIGGIFFGWLLWFSLTKGGAVPPDGMLKVIAQTAEAKVTYIHYGVIGWCAAIGKGVLCNWLVSLGSVMSKATRSTVGRVVLMWIPIGMFFALGFEHTVVNMWLFPTAILSGANVSIYEWWVWNQIPVTIGNILGAMVLNGTLWYFTHTLQKD comes from the coding sequence ATGGCTGATTATGCGAATGCCGGCGTTGTAATCGAAACGGTACCGCCGTCGGAGATGGGAGCGGCGATAGCCGCGGATGCCGCCAAGAAAGCCAAATTCGGCACCATCCATCTCCTCATTCGCGGCTTTCTATGCACGCCCTTTCTGGCCTACGGAGCCTGTGTGGTATTTGCCATGGTCGCCGCTGGCATACCGCTCGCCGTGGCCGGACTTGTCTTTCCGGCCGGCTACGTCACGCTGAGCTTCCTCGGCCTGGAGATGGCGACCGGCAGCTTTGCGACGATGCCCATCGGTATGTACGCCGGCACGATCACGCCGCTCCAGTTGATTCGCAACTGGGCCTGGACTCTGGGAGGCAATCTGATCGGAGGAATATTCTTCGGCTGGCTGCTGTGGTTCTCATTGACCAAGGGTGGGGCCGTCCCGCCGGACGGCATGCTCAAAGTCATCGCCCAGACCGCTGAGGCGAAGGTGACCTATATCCATTACGGCGTCATTGGCTGGTGCGCCGCCATTGGCAAGGGCGTCCTTTGTAACTGGCTGGTGAGCCTGGGGTCCGTCATGTCCAAGGCCACGCGCAGCACCGTGGGCCGGGTGGTGCTGATGTGGATCCCCATCGGGATGTTCTTTGCACTGGGCTTCGAGCACACCGTGGTCAACATGTGGCTGTTCCCGACCGCTATTCTCTCCGGCGCCAACGTCAGCATCTACGAGTGGTGGGTCTGGAATCAGATTCCGGTCACCATCGGCAATATCCTGGGTGCGATGGTACTCAACGGCACGCTGTGGTACTTCACTCATACTCTGCAGAAGGATTAG
- a CDS encoding tetratricopeptide repeat protein, producing the protein MSQSRPVSVSSTIEDMQAERNALEAFANDRARDFVGRQSIIARVTDLCLSPAKENLSPTKEATSWGICITGDPGSGKSALFGELLHRMKGTDAFVLAHAAGANPRASSVDAMLRRWIVELGSALGVGNVDLAANIDPEIVERAFVSLLTRMAPQRRVVMVIDAIDQFKKTPRGKFTTWLPRMWPTNTRLVATAIDGGASKALAERSGVEALSLPPLDATEARGIIDAVCKRNNRQLEPSVIDALLAKKHAGAPASGNPLWLVLALEELELLDSDDFADMQREYVGPPEERVASLMLDTVGAMSTDILRLYHATFDSAAELLGPAVTSAFIGLISASRTGWRESDFRQLLPQVSGEPWDEQRFAALRRLFRGQIHQHGDLAQWNFNHAQAQAAARSRLAALRISNPQLHLLIADHLLTLAPDDLLRATETMVHLLASKDDTRAGQYYGDSSLSEAGLQGATRALADAMISPATGTPASAAQEICRLLDNPDNAVRALAAERFLFNLDDAAERHVSPDARMTVLNAIESAFEQLLRTDPDNAGWQRNLSVARDRVGDVLVAQGKLPDALKSFRDGLAIRERLASADPGNAGRQRDLSLSHEKIGDVLAVQGKLPEALEAFRSQLAAAERLANADPDNTELRVGLSLSHEKIGEALMAQDKLPEALEAFRNQLDIIEQLARAADTDDNEWQRDRTLSYDRIGDVLMAQGKLPEALEALRDGLKIKERLAKAHPDNTGWQRSLSLSYDRIGDVLVTQGKLPDALTAFRTGLAIAEQLARAEPDHVGWQRDLSVSHSKVGDVHVAQSSLPEALKSFHEALTLRQRLAHADPDNVDWQRGLAVSNDRIGDVLMAQENLGEALKAFQDQLAIAERLAQANPGNAGWQRDLSVSHEKVGDVLVAQGNQAEALKAFRNALAIRERLARNDPGNSGWQRSLSVSHDCIGDVLESQGNQAEALKAFRNALAIRERLAQSDPANVAWQRDLTVSYDRIGEVLEGLGDQAEAVKAFNEGIAISERLSLADPGNVDLQRSVAVSQGHLAEMYRRSNDHNNALAALRQGQAAMERVVRRAPDNAGWKKDLDWFNEQIETLAD; encoded by the coding sequence ATGTCGCAATCGCGTCCGGTATCCGTTAGTAGCACGATCGAGGACATGCAGGCGGAGCGCAACGCGCTCGAAGCCTTTGCCAATGATCGCGCCCGCGACTTCGTTGGCAGGCAGTCGATCATTGCGCGCGTCACCGACCTCTGTCTCTCCCCCGCGAAAGAAAATCTCTCGCCCACGAAAGAGGCCACGTCGTGGGGCATCTGCATTACCGGCGATCCGGGTTCGGGCAAGAGCGCGCTGTTCGGCGAACTTCTCCACCGCATGAAGGGGACCGACGCTTTCGTTCTCGCTCACGCCGCCGGCGCGAATCCGCGCGCCTCATCGGTCGATGCCATGCTGCGTCGCTGGATCGTCGAACTCGGCAGCGCGCTCGGCGTCGGCAACGTTGACCTCGCCGCGAATATCGACCCGGAGATTGTCGAGAGGGCTTTCGTCTCGCTGCTCACGCGGATGGCGCCGCAGCGGCGCGTGGTTATGGTGATCGATGCGATCGACCAGTTCAAGAAGACCCCGCGCGGAAAGTTTACGACCTGGCTGCCGCGGATGTGGCCGACCAATACGCGGCTCGTCGCAACCGCCATTGACGGCGGCGCCTCCAAGGCGCTGGCCGAGCGTTCGGGCGTGGAAGCGTTGTCTCTGCCGCCGCTGGACGCGACCGAGGCACGTGGCATCATCGATGCCGTATGCAAACGCAATAACCGCCAGTTGGAGCCTTCGGTGATCGATGCGCTGCTGGCGAAGAAGCATGCGGGCGCGCCGGCGTCGGGCAATCCGTTGTGGCTGGTGCTCGCCCTCGAGGAACTGGAGCTGCTCGACAGCGATGATTTTGCCGACATGCAGCGCGAATATGTCGGCCCTCCGGAGGAACGCGTCGCGAGTTTGATGCTCGACACTGTCGGCGCCATGTCGACGGACATTTTACGCCTCTATCACGCAACGTTCGACAGCGCGGCCGAACTGTTGGGCCCCGCCGTTACGTCGGCCTTTATCGGTCTCATTTCCGCGAGCCGGACGGGATGGCGAGAGAGCGATTTTCGTCAGTTGCTGCCGCAGGTCAGCGGCGAACCCTGGGACGAACAGCGTTTCGCCGCGCTGCGCCGCCTGTTCCGCGGTCAGATTCACCAGCATGGCGATCTTGCGCAGTGGAATTTCAATCACGCCCAGGCGCAGGCCGCCGCCCGCTCACGCCTCGCGGCGCTGCGCATCTCGAATCCCCAACTGCACCTGTTGATCGCCGATCATCTTTTGACCCTGGCGCCGGACGACCTGCTGCGCGCGACTGAAACCATGGTCCACCTTCTGGCGAGCAAGGACGACACCCGTGCAGGGCAGTACTATGGCGATTCATCGTTGAGCGAGGCGGGGCTGCAAGGCGCCACGCGTGCGCTCGCCGACGCCATGATTTCGCCGGCGACAGGCACTCCGGCGAGCGCGGCGCAAGAGATTTGCCGTTTGCTTGACAACCCCGACAACGCTGTCCGCGCACTCGCGGCCGAGCGTTTCCTCTTCAATCTCGACGACGCGGCCGAACGGCACGTGTCGCCCGATGCCCGCATGACCGTCTTGAATGCGATCGAAAGCGCGTTCGAGCAGCTGCTTCGCACCGATCCCGACAACGCCGGCTGGCAGCGCAATCTATCGGTCGCACGCGATCGTGTCGGCGACGTGCTGGTGGCGCAGGGCAAGCTGCCCGACGCGCTGAAATCCTTCCGCGACGGGCTCGCGATCAGGGAGCGGCTGGCGAGCGCCGATCCCGGAAACGCCGGGCGGCAGCGCGATCTGTCGCTGTCGCACGAGAAGATCGGAGACGTGCTGGCGGTGCAGGGCAAGCTGCCCGAGGCGCTGGAAGCCTTCCGCAGCCAGCTCGCGGCCGCCGAGCGGCTGGCGAACGCCGACCCTGACAATACAGAGCTGCGGGTCGGTCTGTCGCTGTCGCACGAGAAGATCGGCGAAGCGCTGATGGCGCAGGACAAGCTGCCCGAGGCGCTGGAAGCCTTCCGCAACCAGCTCGATATCATCGAGCAGCTGGCGCGCGCCGCCGACACCGATGACAACGAGTGGCAGCGCGACCGGACGCTGTCCTACGATCGCATCGGCGACGTGCTGATGGCGCAGGGCAAGCTGCCCGAGGCGCTGGAGGCCTTGCGCGACGGGCTCAAGATCAAGGAGCGGCTGGCGAAGGCTCATCCCGACAACACCGGCTGGCAGCGCAGTCTGTCGCTCTCATATGATCGTATCGGCGACGTGTTGGTGACGCAGGGCAAGCTGCCCGACGCGTTGACAGCCTTCCGTACAGGACTCGCGATCGCCGAGCAGTTGGCGCGCGCCGAGCCCGACCACGTCGGTTGGCAGCGCGATCTGTCGGTGTCCCACTCCAAGGTCGGCGACGTGCATGTGGCGCAGAGCAGTCTGCCCGAAGCGTTGAAATCCTTCCATGAAGCGCTGACGCTCAGACAGCGGCTGGCACACGCCGACCCCGATAATGTTGACTGGCAACGCGGCCTGGCGGTGTCCAACGATCGTATCGGCGACGTGCTGATGGCTCAGGAGAATCTGGGCGAGGCGCTGAAGGCCTTCCAGGACCAGCTCGCAATTGCCGAGCGACTGGCGCAGGCCAACCCGGGCAACGCCGGCTGGCAGCGCGATCTGTCGGTGTCTCACGAGAAGGTCGGCGACGTGCTGGTGGCACAAGGCAATCAGGCCGAGGCGCTGAAAGCCTTCCGCAACGCCCTTGCGATCAGAGAGCGGCTGGCGCGCAACGACCCCGGCAACTCCGGCTGGCAGCGCAGTCTGTCGGTGTCACACGATTGTATCGGCGACGTGCTGGAATCGCAGGGCAATCAGGCCGAAGCGCTGAAAGCCTTCCGCAACGCCCTTGCGATCAGGGAGCGACTGGCGCAAAGCGACCCCGCCAACGTCGCCTGGCAGCGCGATCTTACGGTATCCTACGATCGTATCGGCGAAGTGCTGGAAGGGCTGGGCGATCAGGCCGAGGCGGTGAAAGCCTTTAACGAGGGGATCGCGATCAGCGAGCGGCTGTCGCTCGCCGACCCCGGCAACGTCGACTTGCAGCGCAGCGTTGCCGTGAGCCAGGGGCATCTGGCCGAGATGTATCGTCGATCCAATGACCACAACAATGCGCTGGCTGCGCTGCGGCAGGGACAAGCCGCCATGGAGCGCGTCGTCAGGCGCGCGCCAGACAATGCCGGCTGGAAGAAAGATCTGGACTGGTTCAACGAGCAGATTGAGACCTTGGCGGATTAA